A stretch of DNA from Lotus japonicus ecotype B-129 chromosome 4, LjGifu_v1.2:
ACTGTGGTCAAACCCAAATTCCTCAGCAGCCTTTTCCAGCAACATTTTGAAGAGAGGGTGGGTAAGGTAGCTGGTGGGAATGATGAACCTCCGAAGCTCCGGACCGACATAGACGGCTAAGTACCCTTTGGGAACATCATGTGGTCCTTGAGGGCTTGGGCAGctatcatcatcagaatcacaGTACACAACAGTGGTTAACCTCTTGTTAATCATTGGTGATATGCCTCCAAGATTCACATCTGCATGTTCATCAGAATCTTTTGCCACATGCTGCCACTTCTGAAATATTTCCTTTAATCTTGCAATCTGTCTCATTCCAATCAATTTAGACCCTCCAGCATCCTCCATCTTGGACTCTCCAGCATCCTCCATTGTTAACAATTGAATGTATCCCGGGATTAAATTCAGCAGATCCTACAACAGACTGAAAATGTACCATAAGATTTTTAACAAATTGCAATCCAAATATATAATTGTAACAATAATGAATCATGTTCTGAATTCTTTAAAAActagaaaaaaagtaaaaaacagatgtcatgcttcttcttcttcttttttcttttcaattaagCTGGCCAAACATGAGTAATTGAATAAAATTACCCAGAGAATTAAGATAGAGAATGTACTGAGATTATAAGACCAATCACCAATGAGTCAATAACCATGAGGAAAACATTCATCTATCATCTAGGTacaaaaaagttaaaaacaaagacaaatACTCCTCTTTTTACAATTTACATTGCTATTCCTCCTCGCGTTATCATTCCCGGCTATGCACAGATTCTTTCATAATatatgcatgtttggaaatcattctacaattgattttaaagttaAAATTCATTCATGGAAGCTTCTGTGAGTTGCTTCTGCgtgtcaaaattgattctaaggAAAAATAAGTTGGTCGAGAAATGCTACAAGCTGTTACTAGAcatatatatatcatatttgAAATGGAAGCCTACCAAGTGAATAGATTCCTAATATTCCCAAATAATCGTTGAAAAGATCACATTGCAAATTTCCATAATCACGAAGAATTACTACCAAATTGAAAGGCAAAACAAGAAGACCGCAATGGATCCATAAGGCAAGAAAAGCATAATTAGGAGCAAAGAATGAACCTATAGTAGTCGCAGCAACAAGAAGTTTGAAAATGACCGAAATTGAGCAACAGATTAACAATGATGATGGCGAAGTTTGAATGACGATGAATAGATAAgaatgaagaaaaaagaagagcgAGAAGAGTGAAAAGAGGGATTTGGATACCTGAAATAGAAAAAGCACATGAGCTGTTTGAAAGAATGTCAACGAGACGAGACGAGACGAGGTGACAGAGCTTCTTCAACTGTATTCAAGCTGGAAGGATAATTTGCTTTTTTCTAACGCGGAACTCTCGGAGTCAGA
This window harbors:
- the LOC130715910 gene encoding auxin-responsive protein SAUR40-like isoform X1, with the protein product MEDAGESKMEDAGGSKLIGMRQIARLKEIFQKWQHVAKDSDEHADVNLGGISPMINKRLTTVVYCDSDDDSCPSPQGPHDVPKGYLAVYVGPELRRFIIPTSYLTHPLFKMLLEKAAEEFGFDHSGALTIPCEIETFKYLLNCMENTHQQHDDSPYVGGIAADNTGTIEE
- the LOC130715910 gene encoding auxin-responsive protein SAUR36-like isoform X2 — its product is MEDAGESKMEDAGGSKLIGMRQIARLKEIFQKWQHVAKDSDEHADVNLGGISPMINKRLTTVVYCDSDDDSCPSPQGPHDVPKGYLAVYVGPELRRFIIPTSYLTHPLFKMLLEKAAEEFGFDHSGALTIPCEIETFKYLLNCMENTHQQHDDSPSDNTGTIEE